In the genome of Rhodamnia argentea isolate NSW1041297 chromosome 3, ASM2092103v1, whole genome shotgun sequence, one region contains:
- the LOC115727076 gene encoding uncharacterized protein LOC115727076: MVDEVKKGNRTTSTFNKAGWNNIQREFNEHSRCQYSLDKFKNRVFKLKKRYGGFKKPINQTGFGWDNVNNKIIVHERTIWEDRIKEHPDRGTFRKDGFPLYPQLCVVFGDIYALGEFASGNVRDQISSPEGDNGVGDEFASGVALGTPEEVRAEEAHTEYGLDDEHQSGQGLNNKLMAVPVLEKHKLNMTPNSKRRRKSTSYEFASTCKAIQESLQMKMAQSSHISVTSQAPLPE; this comes from the exons ATGGTAGATGAGGTGAAAAAGGGGAATCGAACCACCTCTACTTTCAACAAAGCAGGGTGGAATAACATTCAGCGCGAATTCAATGAGCATTCGAGGTGCCAATATTCTCTGGACAAGTTCAAAAACAGGGTATTCAAactgaagaagcggtatggcgGTTTCAAGAAGCCGATTAACCAAACCGGATTTGGATGGGACAATGTCAACAACAAGATTATTGTGCATGAGAGAACTATTTGGGAGGATCGTATCAAG GAGCATCCTGACCGGGGTACATTTAGAAAGGATGGATTTCCTTTGTATCCCCAACTTTGTGTGGTGTTTGGGGATATCTATGCTCTTGGAGAGTTTGCATCAGGAAATGTACGGGACCAGATTTCATCACCTGAAGGTGACAATGGTGTTGGGGATGAATTTGCTAGTGGTGTTGCATTAGGTACTCCGGAGGAAGTAAGGGCGGAAGAAGCACATACCGAATATGGGTTAGATGATGAACACCAAAGTGGACAAGGGTTGAATAATAAATTGATGGCTGTCCCAGTTCTCGAGAAGCACAAGTTGAATATGACTCCAAATTcgaagagaaggagaaagagcaCTTCATATGAATTTGCCAGCACATGCAAAGCCATTCAAGAATCTCTCCAAATGAAGATGGCTCAATCATCACATATCTCTGTCACCTCACAGGCTCCATTGCCCGAATAA